Genomic DNA from Candidatus Sulfurimonas marisnigri:
CTTACTTGAACTTGATATTGATGAAAATGAGATAAAAGAGTTTCCAGAATCTTTTTATGAACTAACTAAACTAAAAAATCTTTATATTGACGACAACCAAGATTTAGAGAAACCAGATTTGCTAAGTTTGGAGTTTTGTGATGTTTAAGAAGAAACACTCCAGACTAAGTTTTTAAACGCTTTCATTATAGGCTTTTGCATATCTTTCATCATTGTTATTCTTAGTTCACCTATCATATCTTTGTATACAGGACTCGCTTTTATGGGGTCGTCTGCTCTTGCTAGGTTTATAATGCTATGAACACTAAGGTTAAACGGTGAAGGAACTTGATCATTTATGCCATCATATACAGACATAAAAAGGTTGTAGTTATCGTAATCCATCTTGCATTCATCATCTAAAATTTTAAGTGCTAAAATAGTAGCGTATTGAATCTGCTCGTCACTAAACTTATTTGTTTTTGCCCACTCATATACTGTAGCTTGATCATCCATTAGTTTTTCTCCTTAGGTAGATAAATTAACTCTACTTCTGAGTTTCCATCTATATAATCTTTAGTTATTTTACACCCTTGGACATTCTCTTTAGCGGGTAGTTCATACTGAAGTGGCAACATGATTTTTTCTATGATTCCTCTAAGTCCGCGTGCTCCAACACCTTTTTCATCTGCCATCTCAGCAATCTTTTGTAGTGCATCATCACTAAACTCTAAATCAACTCCATCTAGTTCAAATAATGCTTGATACTGTTTTATAATTGCATTTTTAGGTTCTGTTAGTACCTTAACCAAATCATCTATTGTCAATGGATTAAGAGTAGTTATTACAGGTATTCTTCCTATAAACTCAGGTATAAGGCCAAAGTTTATTAAATCTTTTGACTCTATTTCTTTAGAACTTGCAACTACTTCTTTGCTTGTTAAAAAACCCATCTCTTTAGTTTTATTTTTCTTTTTAGTATCTTCATCATCAACCAGTCCAACAAAGGCACCACCACAAATAAATAGTACATGCGTAGTGTCAAAAAGAACTGTTTCTGCAGATGAACTTTTTCTGCTGCCTTTGAGAGGAACATAAACATCTCCACCCTCTAAGATTTTAAGAAGACCCTGTTGCACACCCTCACCGCTTACATCCCTGCCACTTGTAGCACTCTCACTTTTATTTGCGATTTTATCTATCTCATCTATGTAGATTATACCTTTTTGAGCTTTTTCAAGGTCAAAATCAGCTGATGCCAAAAGACGGGACAAGATTGACTCAACATCTTCGCCAACATACCCTGCCTCGGTGAGTGCTGTTGCATCTGCAACTGCGAAAGGAACATCCATAATCTTCGCTAAGCTTTTTGCGAGAAGTGTTTTTCCACTACCTGTTGGGCCCACTAGTAAAATATTGCTTTTTTCAATTTCTATATTGTTATGTACAGGTTTATCTATTCTTTTATAGTGTGAATATAAAGCAACACTAAGAACTTTTTTTGCCTCATTTTGACCTATGACATAGTTATCAAGATGCTCTTTGAGTTTTGTTGGTATAGAGAGTCCTTTTTGAAACTCACTTTTAGCTTTTTGTAGTTGTGACTTATGTAAAACCAACGAGCATGTCTCTACACACTCGTTACATATATGAGATTTTTCAGCACTAAATATCTTCTCTACCTCATCAGAGTTTTTGCCACAAAAATCACATGTAAATTTTTCCATTATAAAGCCTTTAAAAACTCATCTGTACTATTTTGTATGAGTTGTAAATTGTGTGCAGATATAAAATTTTTCTCTTTTTTTGAGTACTCTTCTTTGTTTGATACTACATAACCATCTTTTAAATTTAGAGTAAGTTCATTTGCAACCATTCTGTAAGTATCACGAGAGAAATCAACACCTAAAAATAGATAGCTTTTATCTTTTTTATACTCTTTTAAAAATGTCGGCATTGCAAACCCACCCATAGCTTCTGTAAGCCAGTCAACAAAGTCTGCATCGCTTATGATGAAATTCCTATCCGGGAGCATACAGCCCATAGGTTTAAAAAGAATTGGTAAAGAATCATTTAAATCTTCTTTATCAATCTCACTATATTTTTTGCTATCTAAGTCATACTTATAGACTACAAATCTATCATTTGCTGCCATTATTCTCGATATACCTGTAATCATAAAATGCTCTACATCATCATAGACTTTGCATCCACTATCATCAAGATTTAAATCAATCATATACTTCGGTTGAATACTCTTAAAATAGTTATATGTAAATGGCAACTCATACTCTTTTGAAGCATATATATGATTTGTCATTTGCACAATAAAGTCACGACCTCTTCTATGTTCTAAACTCATAGCAGCTCTTGAGTACTCATACATAAGTCTTGAACTCATTGCACGACCACTGTTTAGTGAAAGAATCATACTATCACTATCATACGGGAGCGTGCTTCCATCTGTTGCTTTTGTATTTTCAAACACTCTCATACCAACAAATGGTACTAAACTTCCATCTTTAAGGCTTTGTACTAAATTATCCATGACATCCAACTCCTGTATAACTAAGATAAGCTTTATTTAACTCAACTCTCAAACGTTCTAAATCCAACTCTTTACTTAAATCATTTGGCATATCAATGTAAAAAACTGAACCGTCTTTACCAATGAGAAATAAAGACTTGGTAAGCTTGTCTTTTAAGCTACCACTTACTAGTTTTGTACCGTACATATCTCCAAATTCATCTTCACTATCTAAAACTACCTCAAATTTTTTGAGTCTATTTTTTAAAATATTTTGTGATTCATACTCTTTATCAAAAATCATATAACACTTTATGGGAACTTGTATATCACTTATAAACTCATCTATCTTGATTATCTCATCAATAGAGCTATCATCTACATGTGTAAACGAGACCAATAGTGTCATAGATTTGTCCGGATGGCTTCTTTTTATCTCTACTCTTTTGCCATTTATATCTTGAACTTCTATATTCTCAGCCATATAACCAACATCTATAAAATCTTCACATAACTCTATAAGCTCATCATTGTATATTATTTTAGATTCCATACTTTTTCACCTTATAGCCTATTTGCCTTTGTGTAATACCAAGAACTTTTGCAGCTTCAGCTTGATTGTATTCAGTCTTTTTTAAAGCACTTATCAAAGCCTCTTCTTCTACCTCATCAAGAGTCTTATTATCTAAGGAAAATGAATCACTAGAAGTAACCACTCTATCATTGCCAAGTGCTGGTAAAAGTAAGCTCATCTCTGAAGCTGTAATTCCATCTTCGCTTCCCATAAGTACGATTCTCTCTATTGTATTTTCTAGTTCCCTAACATTTCCTGGCCAAGGGTAAGCCATAAGGTTTGCCATTGCTTCATCAGTTATTACAACATTTTTTTTATGATTTTGCATTGAACGCTGTAAAAAGAAATTAACTAAAAGCTTTATGTCATTACCTCTTTTTCTAAGGGGTGGAAGGTCTATTGGTATAACATTTAGTCTGTAGTATAAGTCTTCTCTAAACTCTCCGTCTTTTACCATCTGCTCCAAATCTCTGTTGGTCGCAGCCACTAATCTTACATTTACATGTATAGTCTTAGACCCACCAACTCTCTCAAACTCTCTCTCTTGAAGTACACGTAAAAGTTTTACCTGCGCTGATGCACTAATATCTCCAATCTCATCTAAAAAGAGTGTACCGCCGTCTGCTAACTCAAACCTACCTTTTCTTGTCTCTTTAGCATCAGTAAATGCACCCTTTTCATGTCCGAATAGTTCACTCTCTAGAAGACTATCTGTAATAGCCGCACAATTTAGTTTTATAAATGGTTCTTCTTCTCTTTTACTTCTTTTATGTATAGCTGAGGCTACCAACTCTTTACCGGTTCCTGTTTCGCCTCGCACTAAAATAGTTACATCACTTCCGGCAATTCGGTCTATAACTTTATACATATTTTGCATCTCTTTTGAGTCGCCAATAATGTCACCAAAATTATGTACCTTAGAGTCCCACTCCATTTTATAATATTGTTTTAAATCTTTGAGTCTCTCTTTTTCTAACTCAACAGCCATATTTGAGCTAATATATTGAGCAAATAACGAACTTACAATAGATAAAGCTCTTACCGTTGCATCAAAATCAATCCGTGTGTTTTTTGTTAAGTTAGCGCCTATAACACCAACAATATTGTTTTCTGCTATTAAGGGTACTGCTATATACGAAATTGTCTCACTGTTTTTATTTCCTGACTTATTTAAAAAAATAATATCATTATGAATATTCTCTATTACAACAGGTTCCATACTTTTTGCTGCAAGACCTGTAGCACCTTCACCTAGTTTATACTCAGATATAGCTTTTTGATGTTTGTTAAAACCTATGGATGCGAAAATATGAAGCATCTCGTCCTCAAGTTTATATATTACACAGTTACCTAGGTCCAAAGAGTTCTTAAGTGCCATTAGAGATTTCTCTAATGATTTTTGTATATCTCTTGAATCTGAAATCAAAGATGCGATATCATATATTACTAATAGTTCTTTATGTGTTAAGCATGTCTCACAACTTTTTTTCATATCTCTCTTCTTTATTTAATATGCTATATTATATATTTAAGTGTAAATTAAATATACAATATGGTGTTCATATATTAATCAGTCTGCGATTTTTTTACAAACGGTCTCTTGTGGTAGATTTTTAGGCTCTGGTTTTATCCACCAAGTTTCACCATTACTAAGTTCAACCTCACCACCCCATTTCTCATCACTATCAAACTCTATGCTTTCTATAGTCTCTTCCATATCTTTCTTAGCTATGTAGAAATATATAGCATCTCCACTCTCTCTTAACATTACTTTTGCCATTTTTATATCCTTTTATTAATTTGTAAATATTTTCTGTAGTATTAACATAAACTTATTATCTTCATACCAGACTTTAAAATATCCCTTTTTTGGCTCATTGATTAAAATTGATTTTCTTAATTTCAAATTCTCATCAGCAAAATCATCACGATTATGAGCTCCTCTACTCTCTTGCCTTTTGAGCGCACTTAAAACCACAGTTTCTGAAACTTCGAGTGCATTTTTTAACTCTAAAATAGAGCTAAGTTCAACATTGTTTTGCCTGCTTTTGTCTATGCAGTGCAAGGTTGCAGTTTCTCGCCGTAAATATTTTAAATAGTCAAATGCCTTTGTTAAGCTCTCTTCGCTTCTATGAATCCCAGCCAAATCAAACATTGTTTTGCCCATGCTAATTCGCATAGAGTTAAAGTTTTTTGAGCTCTCTTTATCAAATATCCAGTCAACCATTTTTTGATCTTTTGCAACAATATTGTAATCAATAGGCAGATACTCTTTACTTTTAGAAAATTTCAAGGCATTTATACCAGCCAGCTCTCCAAACACTGCACCATCAAGTAAAGAATTACCGCCGAGTCTGTTTGCTCCGTGAACTCCGCTTACTGCACACTCTCCGCAGACAAAAAGACCTTTTAACTTTGCTTTAGTCATATCAGACTCTATACCGCCCATACTGTAGTGTGCGACTGGCTTAACGGGCAACAACTCTTTTGATATATCTATGCCTGCTTGCATAAAAGCTGTTTTATATAGAGATGGCAGCTTTGCCTCTATGTGCTCAAGAGTAAGATGCCTTAAGTCTACAAAAACTTTTCTGCCTGATTCTATCTGTTTTGATATAGCTAAACTAACTACACTTCTAGTATCTAACTCATCTACAAATCTCTCATTTTCATTATTGACAAGATAGCCACATTCGCCACGCGCAGCCTCACTTACTAGATAATTTGTTTTTATCATTCCAGTTGGATGAAACTGTACAAACTCCATATCTTTTAGATTTAATCCTGCACGAAGAGCTATAGCCTGCATGTCACCAGAGTAATCCTGTGCATTAGTACTAAAACCTCTGTATAATCCAGCATATCCGCCACCAGCTAAGATAACTGACTTTGAAGGATAGACCATAACAGATGAATCAAACTTTCTTAAAACTACTACTCCACTTACTCTGTTGTTTAAGGTAGTAAGGTTCATAACAAAATTGTTGACTAAAAATGTAACACCAAGTGTTTTTGCTTTTTTTATAAGCACTTGCATTATCGCAGAACCAGTTTTGTCACCTACGTAACAAGTTCTTTTTGAACTACCACCTCCAAAACTTCTTTGAGCTATAGAGCCATCTTCGTTTTTGTCAAACTCCACACCATACTCAACTAGCTTTTCTATGATATTTGGAGCTTTATTGCACATGTATGAAATTGCGTTTTTATTTTCTAATCCAAAACATGCTTTTATAGTGTCTTTTATATGACTTTGTATCTCTTCTTCGTTACTTGAATCTAGGACAGCATTTATGCCACCGCTTGCTAAAGAACTGTTTGACTTAAACAGGTTTCCTTTTGTAATAACTGCTACTTTATTGTTAGATTTTTTTGCCTCAATTGCTGCCATTAGTCCAGCTATACCGCCGCCAACAACTATGATGTCATATATCAAAACTACAACCTGTAAAGTAAGTCATATCTTTTTCTATCTACTGACTTTACTTTTGATATCGAACAATTTTCTTTTACATGTACCGGCACTTTTGAGGCAAATAAGCTACTTATAATCCCAGGAGTAGAACGCACAAACTGGAGTGCGAGTTGTATATCGCTAGTTAGCGTCATAGTGTCATCTAGAACAGCACCTGTTTCTGCCGAGAATGATTTTTTAAATAGCTTCATTTGAAGCAAAGATGATGAGCTAATAACCCCAATATTTAATCTGTGTGCGGCTTGAATGATTGTACACTCTTCCTTATTCACCACTTGTGTTGGAGTTGTATAGGCATTTGTCTTTGCCATATTAAAGGGCAGTTGAATATATTTGAATCGATGGTTTTCTCCACCAACTTTAACAGCAATCTTTAAAAGCTTTTCTAAACTTATTAGCTCTTGATTCTCAGCCGTAAATCCATTCCAGACGCATACACCATAAGAGTTAAACAAACCCTCATCTGCAAGCTTTTCAAACCTTGCAAACACTTTCTCAACCATCTTGTAAAACTCTTTTTCACCAAGTTTTAGCAGTTGCATCTCTGGATTATGTAGATAATATATGTCTAATGCATCAACACCTAAGTTTTCTATACTTCTCCTGCATGAATACTCTAAAAAATCAGGTGTCATACAATGTTGATCTAACTCTATGTCTTCTGATTTTGCTAAATTTTTATCTATTATATTTTCTTCTATCCAAGTGTAAGGATTTTCAGGAAATGGATAATCAAGCTGTATAAAGCCACCTTTTGAACAGATTATCAACTCTTCTCTTTTGCTAATACCCTCTTCAAAAAGCTCTTTTAATGCTTCACCTATCTCTTTTTCACTCTGCCCATATCTATAATTACTTGCTGTATCTACTAAGTTTATACCATTTTTTACAGCTTCTTTAACACCCTCAATATAGTGAAAAACATAGTTTTCCTCTTTATAAGGCTCTGCATTAAAAGTTCCAAGACCTAATTTTGAAAATATTAAATCATTGTGCTTTATATAAAAATCTTTATAGTTTGAAAACTTCTTAGCAAAGTTATTTGTGTCTTTTAGTGTAGCAAACCCCATTATGCACTCTTTTTAGATATTTTTTTTGCGTATAGAATTATTGAAATAATATAAATTAAAATTGACGCTGGTAGTATAAAATTTTCCATAGATAATCTTTCATGTAATATAACTTTATACATTCAAGAAGTGTTCCGTTAGCTACATGTAGAAAATGCCGGTTACCGATGTCTGTTTTTATTTAGTAATATCTATGTGAATTAAGTCTTAGCTCACTATAATGGGTATTAATAAATTGTAACATCATTCTTCAGACTTAAAGGAAAAAAATGCAAATATTAGTTCTTAAAGCAAATAGTGGTCATCCACTTAATAAAAATACAATTATGAATGGAATGAAAGGAGTTGTTGCAGGTTATAAAGCTTATGGAAAAGTACATTTAAATGATAAAATAAGAATTTTAACTGACAATAATCGAGTTATACATGCAGTTGTTAATAAAGTAGAAAAGATGTTAATTAACGATGATAAAGTTGCAATATTCTACACTCAAGAAAATCAAAAAGTTTGGGATCAAGGTTGGCAAGCCTATGTCAATAAAAAAATAATGACAGGTATGATACTAATTAATGAAAATGATCTTCCAGCATGAAAGGTAATTAAATTGCAAAGATCTTACTACTCAAATAGTCTTAATAAATTTATTCAAGATGATACAAACAAAATACTTGGAGAACTTGCAAGACATCATACTCATGCTTTAGAAGATCTACAAAAAAATGCTTGGATAAAACAAATTGATATATTAAAACAAGCATTTTGCAACTATGAACATGGCCATATCTTTTTTGAATTTGCAATTCCAAGAATGGGAAAACGTGTAGACAATATCATTATTATTAATGATTCAATATTCATTATTGAGTTTAAAGTTGGATCAATCACATATGATAATAGCGCAATTGAGCAAGTTATTGATTACTCACAAGATTTAAAAAATTTTCATGAAGGTAGTCATACTCAAAAGTTGTTTCCTATACTAATTTCAACAGAAGCAAATAGTTTTAAAAATACCATCGAGTGCCTACATGAAAATTTATACAAGCCTCTTTTTGCAAATAAAAATTCTTTTCTAAATGTAATAGAAGAATGCTTAAGTATAGGGAAAGAACATGTTATATGTCCTTTATCGTGGCAAAGCTCCATATATAAGCCAACTCCAACAATTATTGAAGCAGCCCAAGCATTGTATAAGGGGCATAATGTTCAAGAAATTTCCAGGTCAGATTCTGGAGCTATAAATTTATCTATCACAACAGATAAAGTCAACAAAATAATTAATAGTTCAAAATCAACAAATAAAAAATCAATTTGTTTTATTACGGGTGTTCCGGGAGCAGGAAAAACACTTGCTGGCTTAAATATTGCAAATGAAAGAATGAATATTGATGAAGGCGAACACGCAGTTTTTTTATCAGGAAATGGTCCATTAGTTGATGTTTTAAGAGAAGCATTAACACGAGATGAAGTTAACAACGCAAAAGAATTAGGAAATAAACTTACA
This window encodes:
- the clpX gene encoding ATP-dependent Clp protease ATP-binding subunit ClpX is translated as MEKFTCDFCGKNSDEVEKIFSAEKSHICNECVETCSLVLHKSQLQKAKSEFQKGLSIPTKLKEHLDNYVIGQNEAKKVLSVALYSHYKRIDKPVHNNIEIEKSNILLVGPTGSGKTLLAKSLAKIMDVPFAVADATALTEAGYVGEDVESILSRLLASADFDLEKAQKGIIYIDEIDKIANKSESATSGRDVSGEGVQQGLLKILEGGDVYVPLKGSRKSSSAETVLFDTTHVLFICGGAFVGLVDDEDTKKKNKTKEMGFLTSKEVVASSKEIESKDLINFGLIPEFIGRIPVITTLNPLTIDDLVKVLTEPKNAIIKQYQALFELDGVDLEFSDDALQKIAEMADEKGVGARGLRGIIEKIMLPLQYELPAKENVQGCKITKDYIDGNSEVELIYLPKEKN
- a CDS encoding SIR2 family protein, producing MDNLVQSLKDGSLVPFVGMRVFENTKATDGSTLPYDSDSMILSLNSGRAMSSRLMYEYSRAAMSLEHRRGRDFIVQMTNHIYASKEYELPFTYNYFKSIQPKYMIDLNLDDSGCKVYDDVEHFMITGISRIMAANDRFVVYKYDLDSKKYSEIDKEDLNDSLPILFKPMGCMLPDRNFIISDADFVDWLTEAMGGFAMPTFLKEYKKDKSYLFLGVDFSRDTYRMVANELTLNLKDGYVVSNKEEYSKKEKNFISAHNLQLIQNSTDEFLKAL
- a CDS encoding sigma-54-dependent Fis family transcriptional regulator; this encodes MKKSCETCLTHKELLVIYDIASLISDSRDIQKSLEKSLMALKNSLDLGNCVIYKLEDEMLHIFASIGFNKHQKAISEYKLGEGATGLAAKSMEPVVIENIHNDIIFLNKSGNKNSETISYIAVPLIAENNIVGVIGANLTKNTRIDFDATVRALSIVSSLFAQYISSNMAVELEKERLKDLKQYYKMEWDSKVHNFGDIIGDSKEMQNMYKVIDRIAGSDVTILVRGETGTGKELVASAIHKRSKREEEPFIKLNCAAITDSLLESELFGHEKGAFTDAKETRKGRFELADGGTLFLDEIGDISASAQVKLLRVLQEREFERVGGSKTIHVNVRLVAATNRDLEQMVKDGEFREDLYYRLNVIPIDLPPLRKRGNDIKLLVNFFLQRSMQNHKKNVVITDEAMANLMAYPWPGNVRELENTIERIVLMGSEDGITASEMSLLLPALGNDRVVTSSDSFSLDNKTLDEVEEEALISALKKTEYNQAEAAKVLGITQRQIGYKVKKYGI
- the nifT gene encoding putative nitrogen fixation protein NifT — its product is MAKVMLRESGDAIYFYIAKKDMEETIESIEFDSDEKWGGEVELSNGETWWIKPEPKNLPQETVCKKIAD
- a CDS encoding FAD-dependent oxidoreductase; the protein is MIYDIIVVGGGIAGLMAAIEAKKSNNKVAVITKGNLFKSNSSLASGGINAVLDSSNEEEIQSHIKDTIKACFGLENKNAISYMCNKAPNIIEKLVEYGVEFDKNEDGSIAQRSFGGGSSKRTCYVGDKTGSAIMQVLIKKAKTLGVTFLVNNFVMNLTTLNNRVSGVVVLRKFDSSVMVYPSKSVILAGGGYAGLYRGFSTNAQDYSGDMQAIALRAGLNLKDMEFVQFHPTGMIKTNYLVSEAARGECGYLVNNENERFVDELDTRSVVSLAISKQIESGRKVFVDLRHLTLEHIEAKLPSLYKTAFMQAGIDISKELLPVKPVAHYSMGGIESDMTKAKLKGLFVCGECAVSGVHGANRLGGNSLLDGAVFGELAGINALKFSKSKEYLPIDYNIVAKDQKMVDWIFDKESSKNFNSMRISMGKTMFDLAGIHRSEESLTKAFDYLKYLRRETATLHCIDKSRQNNVELSSILELKNALEVSETVVLSALKRQESRGAHNRDDFADENLKLRKSILINEPKKGYFKVWYEDNKFMLILQKIFTN
- a CDS encoding aldo/keto reductase, which gives rise to MGFATLKDTNNFAKKFSNYKDFYIKHNDLIFSKLGLGTFNAEPYKEENYVFHYIEGVKEAVKNGINLVDTASNYRYGQSEKEIGEALKELFEEGISKREELIICSKGGFIQLDYPFPENPYTWIEENIIDKNLAKSEDIELDQHCMTPDFLEYSCRRSIENLGVDALDIYYLHNPEMQLLKLGEKEFYKMVEKVFARFEKLADEGLFNSYGVCVWNGFTAENQELISLEKLLKIAVKVGGENHRFKYIQLPFNMAKTNAYTTPTQVVNKEECTIIQAAHRLNIGVISSSSLLQMKLFKKSFSAETGAVLDDTMTLTSDIQLALQFVRSTPGIISSLFASKVPVHVKENCSISKVKSVDRKRYDLLYRL